The sequence AGATATTATTTGGCTTATTGTGCAGCGGCTTTTCAGATGCGAAACATCAGTGTTGTACAATCAGTTTATGTAAGGCCAAACAATCTGAATCTCTAAATTCGTACTAAACCTGACTACCGGTAGGGGGAACCTGTCGGTAGTTGTCCTCCAAAAAACATCTTGCCAAGGAAAACCGTTCTCTTTACTACTCTGTCTATGAGAGAAACAAAGTCTGTATTTACCTTTGATGAACCAATAGAACGATTGTGGTCGGGTGTTACCGTCTATGAAGTGTTAGTCCATTGGTTGGCAGATGAGGTAAGGGGAAGACCAAAAGTGGGTGGGGACTTCTCATGGACTTGGAAATTAGGACTCGAAGGTGATTTCACCACTCATGGCATTTATAAAAAAATTGAACCATTAAAAGAACTGGTGATGGAATGGAAAGACCATCCTGCTGATCCAACAGGTGCAATTTATTTACAATTATTATTTGAATCTAAAGGACCAGATTTGTCCCAATTAACCATTGTTAACGGGGGTTTCCCGGATGGAGAAGGTTCCGATGTTTGGATTGAAGGAGCCAAAGAGGCTTGGGATGGACAAGCGGTTCATTTAAAAGACTTCTTAAAACAAAACCCAGAC is a genomic window of Leptospira bourretii containing:
- a CDS encoding SRPBCC family protein, translating into MRETKSVFTFDEPIERLWSGVTVYEVLVHWLADEVRGRPKVGGDFSWTWKLGLEGDFTTHGIYKKIEPLKELVMEWKDHPADPTGAIYLQLLFESKGPDLSQLTIVNGGFPDGEGSDVWIEGAKEAWDGQAVHLKDFLKQNPDITKFFKKS